From one Gloeocapsa sp. PCC 73106 genomic stretch:
- a CDS encoding HEAT repeat domain-containing protein, whose translation MTTENLFEQLKHPNPNLRERAMFAIAESYDQDTIVRLMSILDEEDVIYRRAAVKTLGIVGSDAVPHLVEALLGSNNVTVRGSAAKALAQIAVNYPEMSFPEAGLQGLKAALNDSNPVVYIAAVMALGEIGVPALEILLESLRTTDNVAVQVTIVNTLASVGDQRCVEVLTELAQDESVDTYVREMANSSLSRLELVVNFNRSPD comes from the coding sequence ATGACAACAGAAAATCTGTTTGAACAACTCAAACACCCTAATCCTAATCTCAGAGAGCGTGCCATGTTTGCCATTGCTGAGTCTTATGATCAAGATACTATTGTGCGTCTGATGAGTATCTTAGACGAAGAGGATGTAATCTATCGTCGCGCCGCGGTTAAAACTCTGGGTATAGTTGGTTCAGATGCTGTTCCTCACTTAGTTGAGGCCCTGCTTGGTAGTAATAATGTAACTGTACGGGGCAGTGCGGCCAAGGCTTTAGCGCAAATTGCCGTTAATTATCCTGAGATGTCTTTTCCCGAAGCTGGTTTACAGGGGTTAAAAGCTGCTCTTAATGACTCCAATCCAGTTGTTTATATTGCCGCTGTCATGGCTTTAGGTGAAATAGGAGTGCCCGCGCTTGAGATTTTGCTGGAATCTTTGAGAACCACCGATAACGTGGCCGTACAGGTAACTATTGTCAATACACTTGCTTCGGTCGGGGATCAACGCTGTGTTGAAGTTCTGACTGAATTGGCTCAGGATGAATCTGTAGACACTTACGTCCGAGAAATGGCTAATAGTTCTCTCTCTCGTTTGGAGCTGGTCGTCAATTTTAATCGTTCTCCGGACTGA
- the cpeB gene encoding C-phycoerythrin subunit beta, which translates to MLDAFARAVVTADASTSPVSDISSLKEFVASGNRRLDAVNAITSNASCMVSDAVAGMICENQGLIQAGGNCYPNRRMAACLRDAEIILRYVTYALLAGDASVLEDRCLNGLKETYIALGVPSTSSVRAVQIMKAQAAAHIKDNPSEQFAGARLRKMNPPLVEDRCASLVAEASSYFDRVIAALS; encoded by the coding sequence ATGCTTGACGCTTTTGCAAGAGCTGTAGTAACAGCAGATGCCAGCACTTCACCCGTAAGTGATATTTCTAGTCTCAAAGAATTTGTTGCAAGTGGTAACAGACGTTTAGACGCGGTAAACGCGATCACCAGTAATGCAAGCTGCATGGTTTCCGATGCAGTAGCAGGAATGATTTGCGAAAACCAAGGCTTAATCCAAGCGGGTGGTAACTGCTATCCCAACCGTCGTATGGCTGCTTGTTTAAGAGACGCTGAAATCATTCTACGCTATGTAACTTACGCTCTATTAGCGGGTGATGCTTCTGTATTAGAAGATCGCTGCTTAAACGGCTTAAAAGAAACCTATATAGCTTTAGGTGTACCTAGCACTTCATCGGTGCGCGCTGTGCAAATCATGAAAGCTCAAGCTGCAGCTCACATCAAAGACAACCCCAGTGAGCAATTTGCTGGTGCCAGATTACGTAAAATGAATCCCCCTCTAGTAGAAGATCGTTGTGCTAGCTTGGTTGCTGAAGCTTCCAGCTACTTTGATCGTGTAATTGCTGCTCTGAGCTAA
- a CDS encoding phycobiliprotein lyase yields the protein MDISQFIQMSIGRWRSQRSAHHLAFAHFEQVTSTIDILSLTKDNPEVINLCKSYGVDPEAIACPFRMTWSGESDWNEAETFEGTTILVPIPDPDNLKAGRLLRDQGYAETIPSVGEYHFSSDGTFVLLTPYERAMAEEKIWFINPNFRLRVSLIKTSQGSGVVTASFSSEIRHV from the coding sequence ATGGATATTAGCCAATTTATACAAATGTCTATAGGACGCTGGCGTTCTCAACGTAGCGCCCACCATCTCGCTTTTGCTCACTTTGAACAAGTGACTTCCACAATTGATATTCTCTCTTTAACTAAAGATAACCCAGAAGTCATTAATCTCTGTAAATCCTATGGAGTTGACCCTGAGGCGATCGCTTGTCCTTTTCGAATGACTTGGTCTGGAGAATCTGATTGGAACGAAGCGGAAACCTTTGAAGGTACCACGATTCTAGTCCCAATTCCTGATCCAGATAATCTCAAAGCAGGAAGATTGCTAAGAGACCAAGGTTATGCTGAGACTATTCCTTCTGTAGGCGAATACCATTTTAGCTCTGATGGTACTTTTGTACTCCTAACTCCCTACGAAAGAGCGATGGCTGAAGAAAAAATTTGGTTTATTAACCCCAATTTTCGCCTCAGAGTTTCTCTGATCAAAACTAGTCAAGGAAGTGGAGTCGTTACCGCTTCTTTTTCCTCAGAAATTCGCCATGTCTGA
- a CDS encoding HEAT repeat domain-containing protein, giving the protein MLNAQEAETDELLFLVAEQLNTNSFNHDDHSVLRLLVEALGDTRGMTRLRCAQTLQQIGTPAIPFLLEALANHPNVVVRRASGKTLTLLAAPRAIPHLIHALLNDVDTVVKGSAVGALARMGSLAVPPLLEILATPELPESTKGHAAWALAFIGAEAKEHLSAALTSDSAAVRSAVVGAIAQVAQTEPKEELFQILTQSLFDTDTDVRCEAAAALGNLGYQAALPQLLELLQAPDGESRRAAALALMKIGDRSACAPLNLALSQESETSVQSVLKLALAQLEKS; this is encoded by the coding sequence ATGCTCAACGCTCAAGAAGCAGAAACGGATGAGCTACTCTTTTTAGTAGCAGAACAACTCAACACCAATAGTTTCAATCATGATGACCACTCCGTTCTTAGGCTTCTGGTTGAAGCTTTGGGAGATACACGGGGCATGACGCGCTTGCGTTGCGCCCAAACCTTGCAGCAAATTGGTACACCAGCCATTCCTTTTTTGTTGGAGGCTCTCGCTAATCATCCTAATGTGGTCGTCAGAAGGGCTTCTGGCAAAACTCTAACCCTCCTCGCCGCGCCTCGGGCTATACCTCATCTGATTCACGCTCTCTTAAATGATGTGGATACCGTGGTTAAAGGCTCTGCAGTTGGCGCTCTTGCTAGAATGGGCTCCCTGGCTGTGCCGCCCTTACTAGAGATTTTAGCAACCCCAGAGCTACCAGAAAGCACCAAAGGCCACGCGGCTTGGGCATTGGCTTTTATCGGGGCCGAAGCTAAAGAACATCTGTCTGCTGCCCTTACCTCCGACTCTGCTGCGGTTCGCTCGGCTGTGGTAGGGGCGATCGCTCAAGTCGCTCAAACCGAACCAAAAGAGGAATTATTCCAGATCTTAACTCAATCCCTCTTTGACACAGACACCGACGTACGCTGTGAAGCTGCTGCTGCTTTGGGTAATCTGGGCTATCAAGCCGCTCTACCTCAGCTCCTGGAATTATTGCAAGCACCCGATGGGGAAAGCCGCCGCGCCGCTGCTTTAGCATTAATGAAAATTGGCGATCGCTCTGCTTGCGCCCCTTTAAACCTTGCTCTGAGTCAAGAATCAGAAACAAGCGTTCAATCTGTGCTTAAATTGGCTCTTGCTCAACTCGAAAAGTCCTAA
- a CDS encoding 15,16-dihydrobiliverdin:ferredoxin oxidoreductase, translated as MFQPFLQHLETELFRYFCLEPRGIPSGLEFKISQRGKNPAMIESWCYQSPEFRKIRYTYINAGATAQIFNSVIYPSYNYDLPLLGIDFLSFGQKKILVVLDFQPLFRDEEYLDKYIKPMAQIRDKYNDLAQDLEMKFYDANQYFSPYLLFAKTDSESVVNRLFPAYREYIQLYWQLLAEAKPLTEETAKERIFKAQKDYDQYSAERDPASGLFSSYFGHEWSERFLYEFLFEDAVPALVETPST; from the coding sequence ATGTTTCAGCCATTTCTCCAACACCTAGAAACAGAATTGTTTAGGTACTTTTGCTTAGAGCCTCGGGGAATTCCTTCTGGTTTAGAATTTAAAATTAGTCAGCGCGGAAAAAATCCGGCAATGATCGAAAGCTGGTGCTATCAATCTCCGGAGTTTCGCAAAATTCGCTACACTTACATTAACGCGGGCGCAACAGCACAAATTTTTAACAGCGTTATCTATCCCAGTTACAATTACGACTTACCCCTACTGGGTATTGATTTTCTTTCCTTTGGTCAAAAAAAGATTTTAGTGGTTTTAGATTTTCAGCCACTCTTTAGAGATGAAGAATATCTAGACAAATATATTAAACCCATGGCACAAATTCGGGACAAATACAACGATTTAGCTCAAGATTTAGAAATGAAATTTTATGACGCTAATCAATATTTTTCCCCCTATCTCTTGTTTGCCAAAACTGACTCAGAGAGCGTAGTCAATCGACTATTTCCAGCCTATAGAGAATATATTCAATTATATTGGCAACTCTTGGCTGAAGCGAAACCATTAACAGAAGAAACAGCAAAAGAACGTATCTTCAAAGCTCAAAAAGACTATGACCAGTATAGTGCAGAAAGAGATCCAGCCTCAGGACTATTTAGCAGCTATTTTGGTCATGAATGGTCAGAAAGATTCCTGTATGAATTTCTTTTTGAAGACGCTGTTCCTGCACTGGTAGAAACGCCTAGCACCTAA
- a CDS encoding HEAT repeat domain-containing protein — translation MDKRFSSIYNLTEAEAIAILDTPEEELSENDSRYIAAAHLVNFPTTSAINALMRGVLRQGDTMANRIVRRKSVESLGRLRAREALALIRTCLKDEDTYLVENAVWAIAEIGTSDQEILEDVAKLLEKPGQNSRVIIHTLTNLHYVPAQERIRQFVDDLDPNTASAAIAAVCLFTGDYAQINKVVNTLQHPNVFARRLSIQDLINIRYYDAIPQIARCPVSLVFRLRGIRMLAEAGISAGAISFETIQPHLEQTLRDHPNDLNLVHRYEQTPDLQTLIRTLSETDFGRCYLACKTILECYPNSAPEELLRVYNQEADNDYGLHFHLIKLFGWLRYAPAYDVIIEALDNREPQFQKSRAAAAIALGELGDRRAIPVLKACLESKIWDLKYAALMALEQLGEVSDRELAASDEDWLIRKKVSVNL, via the coding sequence ATGGATAAACGCTTTTCTAGCATATATAATCTGACAGAAGCAGAGGCGATCGCTATCCTAGACACACCGGAAGAGGAACTGAGTGAGAATGATTCTCGCTATATTGCCGCAGCTCATTTGGTTAATTTTCCCACAACCTCAGCAATTAACGCCTTAATGCGAGGAGTGTTGCGACAAGGGGATACGATGGCAAACCGAATCGTGCGCAGAAAGTCAGTAGAAAGCTTGGGACGGTTGAGAGCGCGGGAAGCTTTAGCCTTGATTCGGACTTGTCTCAAGGATGAGGATACGTACCTCGTGGAGAATGCAGTATGGGCGATCGCCGAAATTGGCACGAGTGATCAGGAAATTTTAGAAGATGTAGCTAAGTTATTAGAAAAACCTGGACAAAACTCCCGAGTAATTATCCATACTTTAACAAATTTGCACTATGTGCCCGCCCAGGAGCGAATTCGTCAATTTGTAGATGATCTAGATCCCAATACAGCCAGTGCCGCGATCGCAGCAGTTTGTCTCTTTACAGGAGATTATGCGCAAATCAATAAAGTAGTAAACACACTACAACATCCCAACGTCTTCGCCAGAAGATTATCTATTCAAGATTTAATCAACATTCGTTACTACGATGCTATTCCTCAGATAGCACGTTGTCCCGTATCTTTGGTTTTTAGACTACGGGGTATCAGAATGCTGGCCGAAGCAGGAATAAGCGCAGGAGCGATTAGCTTTGAGACGATTCAACCCCATTTAGAGCAGACTTTGCGCGATCACCCCAATGACTTGAATTTAGTCCATCGCTACGAACAAACCCCCGATCTACAGACACTGATACGGACGCTCTCGGAAACTGACTTTGGACGATGTTATCTGGCTTGTAAAACTATACTTGAGTGTTACCCCAATAGCGCACCGGAAGAACTTCTCAGAGTATACAATCAGGAAGCAGATAACGACTATGGATTACACTTTCACTTAATCAAGCTATTCGGTTGGTTGCGGTACGCTCCTGCTTATGATGTGATCATAGAAGCTTTGGATAACCGCGAACCTCAATTTCAAAAATCCCGTGCCGCCGCTGCGATCGCTCTTGGAGAGTTAGGCGATCGTCGCGCCATCCCTGTTTTAAAAGCTTGCTTAGAATCAAAGATTTGGGACCTAAAATACGCCGCTTTAATGGCCCTAGAGCAACTCGGTGAGGTCAGTGATCGTGAGCTTGCCGCTTCTGACGAAGATTGGTTAATTCGCAAAAAAGTATCAGTAAACTTATGA
- a CDS encoding phycoerythrobilin:ferredoxin oxidoreductase has translation MTLYQPFLDYAINLMQEQLSLEPYPIPEGFEQKQGTMGKGIKETTVLTTSYAYKCPKLRQIRAAHVEGGNSLQVLNFVIFPELNYDLPFFGADLVTLPGGHLIALDLQPLFHDELYQQKYYQGSLLSIFTNLSEQLPWGGDFPDEAKSFFSPVFLWTRPQQTEIVETLVLEAFKQYLQTYLSYVEQAQIVSDRQKQLEILAAQKRYVNYRATKDPARGMFTRLYGEEWTEEYIHGFLFDLERQLLVFP, from the coding sequence ATGACCCTATATCAACCTTTTTTAGACTATGCCATCAATCTGATGCAAGAACAACTGAGCTTAGAGCCTTATCCCATCCCCGAGGGATTTGAGCAAAAGCAAGGAACAATGGGTAAAGGTATCAAAGAAACAACCGTTTTGACGACTAGTTACGCCTACAAATGCCCAAAATTGAGGCAAATTAGAGCCGCTCACGTAGAGGGAGGTAATAGTCTACAGGTACTTAATTTTGTTATTTTTCCTGAATTAAACTATGATTTGCCTTTTTTTGGAGCAGACTTAGTAACTTTACCGGGAGGACATCTGATTGCGTTGGATTTACAGCCGCTGTTTCACGATGAGCTCTACCAACAGAAATATTATCAAGGGTCACTTTTGTCCATCTTTACCAACTTATCTGAGCAACTTCCTTGGGGTGGAGACTTCCCCGATGAAGCAAAATCTTTTTTTTCGCCCGTGTTTTTATGGACTCGTCCTCAGCAGACAGAAATAGTAGAAACATTAGTGTTAGAAGCATTTAAGCAATATCTTCAAACCTATTTGAGTTATGTTGAACAAGCTCAAATAGTGAGCGATCGCCAAAAACAGTTAGAAATTTTGGCAGCACAGAAGCGCTACGTCAACTACCGAGCAACCAAAGATCCAGCCAGAGGAATGTTTACCCGTCTCTACGGTGAAGAGTGGACTGAAGAGTACATTCATGGCTTTCTCTTCGATTTAGAACGTCAATTATTGGTATTCCCATGA
- a CDS encoding phycobilisome protein, producing the protein MKSVATTAISAADAAGRFPSTSDLESVQGTIQRAAARLEAAEKLGQNLDAVADEAYKACIKMYPYLNESGKANSTDTFKAKCARDIKHYLRLIQYCLIVGGTGPLDEWGIAGQREVYRALSLPTAPYVEALSFARNRGCAPRDMSAQALVEYNALLDYAINSLS; encoded by the coding sequence ATGAAATCAGTTGCAACAACCGCTATTAGCGCTGCTGATGCAGCAGGACGTTTTCCCAGCACCTCTGATTTAGAATCCGTTCAAGGAACTATTCAGCGCGCTGCAGCTCGTCTTGAAGCTGCTGAAAAACTAGGTCAAAACCTAGATGCAGTAGCAGATGAAGCTTACAAAGCTTGTATTAAGATGTATCCTTACCTCAATGAGTCAGGTAAAGCTAATTCTACCGATACTTTCAAAGCTAAATGTGCTCGCGATATCAAACACTACTTACGTCTAATCCAATACTGCTTAATTGTAGGTGGTACTGGTCCTCTAGACGAGTGGGGTATCGCAGGTCAACGTGAAGTTTATCGCGCTCTAAGTCTACCTACTGCTCCTTACGTAGAAGCTCTAAGCTTTGCTCGTAACCGCGGTTGTGCTCCTCGCGATATGTCTGCTCAAGCTTTAGTTGAGTACAATGCTCTTCTCGATTACGCTATCAATTCTCTTTCTTAG
- a CDS encoding phycocyanin subunit beta: protein MFDAFTRVVSQADARGEFLSSSQLDALSMMVSESNKRMDSVNRITSNSSAIVTNAARALFAEQPQLIAPGGNAYTSRRMAACLRDMEIILRYVTYAIFSGDASVLEDRCLNGLRETYVALGTPGSSVALGVQKMKEAAIAIGNDRNNITPGDCSALMSEISGYFDRAAAAVA from the coding sequence ATGTTCGACGCATTTACTAGAGTTGTTTCTCAAGCCGATGCCAGAGGCGAGTTCCTATCTAGCTCTCAACTTGACGCTCTAAGCATGATGGTGAGCGAAAGCAACAAACGTATGGATTCCGTAAACCGTATCACCAGCAACTCTTCTGCGATTGTTACCAACGCAGCTCGTGCTCTATTCGCTGAGCAACCCCAATTAATCGCTCCTGGTGGAAACGCTTACACCAGCCGTCGTATGGCAGCTTGCTTAAGAGATATGGAAATTATCCTACGCTACGTTACCTACGCAATTTTCTCTGGTGATGCAAGTGTGCTTGAAGATCGTTGCCTCAACGGTTTACGTGAAACCTATGTAGCTTTGGGAACTCCCGGATCTTCCGTTGCTCTAGGCGTACAAAAAATGAAAGAAGCAGCAATCGCGATCGGTAATGATCGCAACAACATCACCCCCGGTGACTGCAGCGCTCTGATGTCTGAAATCTCTGGCTACTTCGATCGCGCCGCCGCTGCCGTAGCCTAG
- a CDS encoding phycobilisome rod-core linker polypeptide: protein MSVVLDAPVELFASRGSVEIETVVRAVYKQVLGNPHVMESERLIDAESRLSNGELTVREFVRVVAKSDFYRSRYFESCPPYRFVELNFKHLLGRAPQSQAELSERIRICAEQGYEAVIDSYIDSEEYQQKFGENLVPYYQGAKSQVGNKQIAYNRTLALYQGFAGVDSAFKDARLVSEVATNKTNKITLPSTGGRLTGSPDATAKTFKIVVTGLKFDSPRRVSTDEYIVPGDRMSPQIQRIHRAGGRIVSITEIA from the coding sequence ATGAGCGTAGTTTTGGATGCACCAGTAGAACTCTTTGCATCTCGGGGTTCAGTAGAAATAGAAACAGTGGTTCGCGCAGTGTACAAGCAAGTTTTAGGCAATCCTCACGTTATGGAAAGCGAAAGACTTATAGATGCTGAATCTCGACTGTCTAACGGTGAGTTAACGGTGCGTGAATTTGTGCGAGTAGTAGCTAAATCCGACTTCTATCGTTCTCGCTATTTTGAGTCTTGCCCTCCTTACCGTTTTGTTGAGCTGAACTTTAAGCATTTATTGGGACGTGCTCCTCAATCTCAAGCAGAATTATCAGAACGTATTCGCATCTGTGCTGAACAAGGCTATGAAGCGGTGATCGATTCTTATATCGATAGTGAAGAATACCAGCAGAAATTTGGGGAAAATCTAGTACCTTATTATCAGGGTGCTAAAAGCCAAGTAGGTAACAAACAAATAGCTTACAATCGTACTTTGGCGCTGTATCAGGGCTTTGCTGGTGTAGATAGTGCCTTCAAAGACGCTCGTCTAGTCTCAGAAGTGGCAACTAACAAGACCAACAAGATTACTCTACCTAGCACAGGTGGACGTTTGACAGGATCCCCAGACGCTACTGCGAAAACCTTTAAGATTGTGGTCACAGGGCTAAAATTTGACAGCCCTCGCCGAGTTAGCACCGACGAATATATTGTTCCAGGCGATCGCATGAGTCCCCAAATTCAGCGTATCCATCGCGCAGGTGGCAGAATTGTCAGCATCACTGAGATAGCCTAA
- a CDS encoding phycobilisome linker polypeptide, whose product MAFGPASRLGVSAFEDTPPLELVPRSSWEDLESIIRAVYRQVLGNAYVMESERAAIAESQFKRGELSVREFVRAIGKSELYRSRFFESSPRYRFIELNFKHFLGRTPDGLEETRRHSTILDTEGFEAEIDSYLDTDEYQNAYGENIVPYYRGYKTQPGQTMVGFTHMFAMLRGSSSSDLKGSISGKKPVLNQYLIQQTPLSVIAPSGGSAGEGWSFQDTSQSARTRLGVGAGEEGKVYRIEVTGYRSALKVNRVSKFRRSNQVYLVPFDKLSQEYQRIHQQGGVIASITPVN is encoded by the coding sequence ATGGCTTTTGGTCCAGCATCTCGTCTGGGGGTCAGTGCTTTTGAAGATACCCCACCTTTGGAACTTGTGCCAAGAAGTTCATGGGAAGACTTAGAAAGCATTATCCGTGCTGTCTACCGTCAAGTTTTAGGCAACGCCTACGTTATGGAAAGCGAGCGAGCTGCAATCGCTGAATCTCAATTTAAAAGAGGAGAATTGAGTGTTCGCGAATTCGTGCGCGCTATAGGGAAATCAGAGCTCTATCGGTCTCGTTTTTTTGAAAGTTCTCCTCGCTATCGTTTTATTGAACTGAACTTTAAGCATTTCCTCGGTCGTACACCCGACGGCTTGGAAGAGACGAGAAGGCATAGTACCATTTTGGATACAGAAGGATTCGAGGCTGAAATTGATTCCTATCTCGATACCGATGAGTATCAGAATGCTTACGGTGAAAACATAGTTCCCTATTACCGGGGCTATAAAACTCAACCAGGTCAAACTATGGTTGGCTTTACTCATATGTTCGCCATGCTACGAGGATCTTCTAGTAGCGATCTAAAAGGCAGCATTTCAGGGAAAAAACCTGTACTCAATCAATATTTAATCCAACAAACGCCCTTATCAGTCATAGCTCCCTCTGGAGGTAGTGCAGGCGAAGGATGGTCTTTTCAAGATACAAGCCAAAGTGCGCGCACCCGTCTCGGTGTTGGTGCTGGTGAGGAAGGAAAAGTTTACCGAATTGAAGTGACGGGCTATCGTTCCGCCCTCAAGGTAAATCGCGTCTCTAAATTCCGTCGCAGCAACCAAGTTTACCTAGTTCCGTTTGACAAGCTGTCCCAAGAATACCAACGTATTCACCAACAAGGTGGCGTCATCGCTAGTATTACTCCCGTTAACTAG
- a CDS encoding phycobilisome protein — MNSELKQLIAQARIVSFATWREVYSDEVIQIFQQADDQGRYLTDADIEQIQSLCPDNTLALERSRLLREQASVIVDSAREEVLTTYTGITADGGELYPPQRAEACWRDFWHFLRCISYGVGGRRADFTDVEGLKNMQLLYQELQVPLDAMIYGLENLKKYALKQFNRKEQEELIPYFDRLIDSLRTFRVEQEPI; from the coding sequence ATGAACAGTGAGTTAAAACAATTAATTGCCCAAGCGAGAATTGTCAGTTTTGCTACTTGGCGAGAGGTATATTCAGATGAGGTCATCCAAATTTTTCAGCAAGCGGATGATCAAGGTCGCTATTTGACAGACGCAGACATAGAGCAAATTCAATCCCTCTGTCCTGATAATACACTAGCTCTGGAACGGTCTAGATTGTTGCGAGAGCAAGCTTCAGTCATCGTCGATTCCGCCAGGGAAGAGGTTTTAACAACCTATACCGGTATCACAGCGGACGGTGGCGAATTGTATCCCCCCCAAAGAGCAGAAGCTTGCTGGAGAGATTTCTGGCATTTTCTGCGTTGTATCAGTTATGGGGTAGGGGGTAGGAGAGCCGATTTTACTGATGTCGAAGGCTTGAAGAATATGCAGTTACTTTATCAAGAGTTGCAAGTGCCCCTTGACGCTATGATCTATGGCTTAGAAAACCTGAAAAAGTACGCTTTGAAGCAGTTTAACCGGAAAGAACAGGAAGAATTGATCCCCTATTTTGACCGATTGATTGATAGTCTTAGGACTTTTCGAGTTGAGCAAGAGCCAATTTAA